Proteins encoded in a region of the Populus alba chromosome 13, ASM523922v2, whole genome shotgun sequence genome:
- the LOC118033558 gene encoding epoxide hydrolase 2 isoform X3 → MELIKHTLVEVRGLKLHVAEIGTGPKVVLFLHGFPEIWYTWRYQMKAVAAAGYRAIAIDFRGYGLSEQPAEPEKGNFMDLVDDVVALLDTCGINKVFLIGKDFGSITAYLVAVVHPERVSGIVSLGIPFLLPGPNCIRNDLMPSGFYITRWQEPGRAEADFGRLDVKTVLTSTSTPLPPWFSEEDLAAYASLYEKSGFRFALQVPYRSLGIDCGITNPKVTAPTLLINGQKDYLLKFAGMEDYTKSEQLKHFVPDLDTVFLDEGNHFVHENLPKQMNELIITFLTKHCN, encoded by the exons ATGGAGCTCATCAAGCACACCCTTGTAGAAGTAAGAGGGCTAAAACTGCATGTGGCAGAGATCGGCACCG GTCCTAAGGTGGTGTTGTTCTTACATGGATTCCCTGAAATATGGTACACATGGAGGTACCAGATGAAAGCTGTTGCAGCTGCTGGTTATAGAGCAATAGCTATTGATTTTAGGGGCTATGGGCTATCTGAACAGCCAGCTGAACCTGAGAAAGGGAACTTCATGGACCTTGTTGATGATGTTGTTGCCCTTCTTGACACATGTGGCATCAACAAG GTTTTTCTTATTGGGAAGGATTTTGGATCTATAACAGCATATCTAGTCGCTGTTGTGCACCCTGAGAGGGTTTCAGGTATTGTGTCCCTCGGTATTCCTTTCTTGCTACCAGGTCCTAATTGTATCCGAAATGATCTCATGCCATCAGGTTTCTACATAACAAGGTGGCAG GAACCAGGTAGAGCTGAGGCAGATTTCGGACGCTTAGATGTCAAGACAGTG CTCACGTCAACATCTACTCCTCTGCCACCGTGGTTCTCCGAAGAAGATCTTGCAGCTTATGCATCATTATACGAGAAGTCTGGATTTCGTTTTGCATTACAGGTTCCTTACAG GTCTTTAGGCATAGATTGTGGAATTACTAATCCAAAAGTTACAGCACCAACATTACTGATCAATGGCCAGAAGGACTATCTCCTAAAGTTTGCAGGTATGGAGGACTACACAAAAAGTGAGCAACTGAAGCATTTTGTACCGGATTTGGACACTGTGTTCCTTGATGAAGGGaaccattttgttcatgagaatCTCCCAAAGCAGATGAATGAGCTGATCATTACCTTCCTCACCAAACATTGTAACTGA
- the LOC118033557 gene encoding epoxide hydrolase 2 produces the protein MEHISHTHVEVNGLKLHGAEIGTGPKVVLFLHGFPQIWYTWRYQMIAVATAGYRAIAYDFRGYGLSELPAEPEKGGFIDLVEDTIALLDTLGIRKAFLVGTDLGSFPAYMIAVLYPERVTSLVSLGVPFRLPGPSDDIDLMPEGFYCKRWQEPGRAEADFGRFDVKTVIKNIYILFSGTKPPTAREDQEIMDMVDPSTPLPPWFSEEDLAVYASLYEKSGFRYPLQVPYRTLGIDCCGITNPKVVAPTLLIMGEKDYALSFPGIADYIKSDILKQRVPDLETVFVEEGNHFVHEKLPEQVNELIINFLNKHSN, from the exons ATGGAACATATCAGCCACACACATGTGGAAGTAAATGGGCTAAAACTACATGGGGCAGAGATTGGCACTG GTCCTAAGGTTGTGTTGTTCCTGCATGGATTCCCACAAATATGGTACACATGGAGGTATCAAATGATTGCTGTTGCGACAGCTGGATATAGAGCAATAGCCTATGATTTTAGGGGCTATGGGCTCTCAGAGCTGCCAGCTGAACCTGAGAAAGGGGGCTTCATTGACCTTGTTGAGGATACCATTGCCCTTCTTGACACTCTTGGCATCCGTAAG GCCTTTCTAGTCGGTACAGACCTGGGATCGTTTCCAGCGTACATGATAGCTGTTCTTTACCCGGAGAGGGTTACCAGTTTAGTATCACTAGGTGTTCCATTCAGGCTACCAGGGCCCAGTGATGACATTGATCTGATGCCCGAAGGTTTCTACTGCAAAAGGTGGCAG GAGCCAGGCAGAGCTGAAGCAGATTTCGGGCGCTTTGATGTTAAGACAGTGATAAAAAACATCTACATTCTCTTCTCTGGAACTAAGCCACCAACAGCTAGAGAGGACCAAGAGATCATGGACATGGTTGACCCGTCTACTCCTCTACCACCATGGTTCTCTGAAGAAGATCTTGCAGTCTATGCATCCTTGTACGAGAAGTCTGGATTTCGCTATCCATTGCAGGTTCCATACAG GACTTTAGGCATAGATTGCTGTGGAATAACTAATCCAAAAGTTGTAGCACCAACGTTGCTGATTATGGGGGAGAAGGACTATGCTCTTAGTTTCCCTGGCATTGCAGACTACATAAAGAGTGACATACTGAAGCAAAGAGTTCCAGATTTGGAAACCGTCTTTGTAGAAGAAGGGaaccattttgttcatgagaaaCTTCCAGAGCAGGTGAATGAGTTAATAATCAACTTCCTCAACAAACATAGCAACTAA
- the LOC118033554 gene encoding lanC-like protein GCL2 isoform X2 codes for MADRFFPNAMPSFVTEDIQEEDKVTDEDSLMKLLSMPYTSLSKQFQRSGLDLKETIVMETWGLGGQVVHDFTLYSGNLGTALLLFKSYQVTTNEKDLFLCLEIVKACDSASRASRDVTFICGRAGVCALGAVAAKHANDEALQSYYLSQLGEIKLLRNHPDELLYGRSGFLWACLFLNKHMGQGTVPDTTIRAVANEIIKNGRALAKKGGSPLMYEWYGERYWGAAHGLAGIMNVLLDVELKPDEFEDVKGTLKYMINNCFPSGNYSTSEEDRKRDVLVHWCHGAPGIALTLVKAVKVFGDKEFLEAAINAAEVVWNRGLLKRVGICHGISGNAYVFLSLYQLTGNIEFLYKAKAFTCFLLDRAHKLISAGEMHGGDSPYSMFEGMGGHSHQGDNWTWY; via the exons ATGGCTGATCGATTCTTTCCCAACGCAATGCCAAGCTTTGTAACAGAAGATATACAAGAAGAAGATAAAGTAACCGATGAGGATTCTCTCATGAAGCTTCTCTCAATGCCCTACACTTCACTTTCCAAGCAGTTTCAACGTTCTGGTTTGGATCTTAAAGAAACA ATAGTGATGGAGACATGGGGGTTAGGTGGGCAAGTTGTGCATGATTTTACTCTTTACAGTGGAAATCTTGGCACTGCTTTGTTGCTTTTTAAGAGCTATCAAGTTACTACTAATGAAAAAGATCTCTTTCTCTGTTTGGAGATTGTTAAGGCTTGTGATTCTGCTTCTCGGGCTTCAAG GGATGTGACATTTATATGTGGGCGAGCTGGTGTTTGTGCACTTGGGGCTGTAGCAGCAAAGCATGCTAATGATGAAGCATTACAGAGTTACTATCTGAGTCAATTAGGAGAG ATTAAGCTGCTGAGAAATCACCCTGATGAGTTGTTATATGGAAGAAGTGGATTCTTATGGGCTTGTTTGTTCCTAAATAAACACATGGGGCAGGGGACTGTCCCTGATACGACCATT CGTGCTGTTGcgaatgaaattataaaaaatggaaGAGCATTGGCGAAGAAAGGAGGTTCCCCATTAATGTATGAATGGTATGGTGAGAGGTATTGGGGTGCTGCCCATGGATTGGCAGGTATTATGAATGTTTTATTGGATGTAGAGCTGAAACCTGATGAGTTTGAGGATGTCAAGGGCACCCTTAAATACATGATCAATAACTGCTTTCCCAGCGGCAACTACTCTACAAGTGAAGAAGATCGCAAGAGGGATGTTCTTGTGCATTGGTGTCATGGAGCACCTGGAATTGCTCTTACACTTGTCAAGGCAGTTAAG GTTTTTGGAGATAAAGAGTTTCTGGAAGCAGCTATAAATGCTGCAGAGGTAGTGTGGAACCGTGGGCTGCTCAAGCGAGTTGGAATTTGCCATGGCATCAGTGGGAATGCGTATGTGTTTCTCTCACTGTACCAGCTAACAGGCAACATAGAGTTCTTATACAAGGCCAAAGCGTTTACTTGCTTTCTGCTGGATAGAGCTCACAAACTTATATCTGCCGGAGAGATGCATGGAGGTGATAGCCCCTACTCAATGTTTGAAGGAATGGGAG GACATTCTCACCAAGGAGATAATTGGACGTGGTACTAA
- the LOC118033553 gene encoding LOW QUALITY PROTEIN: probable polyol transporter 4 (The sequence of the model RefSeq protein was modified relative to this genomic sequence to represent the inferred CDS: deleted 1 base in 1 codon) encodes MGLVGVQENGNGEVGLSIGTKNKYRRMDSEVTEDFDDGSHHHHQEKRSSSTRKYVLACAIFASLNSVLLGYDVGVMSGAIIFIQEDLKITEVQEEVLIGCLSILSLFGSLAGGRTSDIIGRKWTMALAAIIFQTGAATMTLAPSFEVLIIGRFLAGIGIGFGVMIAPIYIAEISPSVTRGSLTSFPEIFINLGILLGYVSNFAFSGLPEHISWRVMLGVGILPSFFIGAALFIIPESPRWLVMKNRVEEARTVMLKTIDNEAEVEERLAEILLAAGTGSAEKYEEKAVWREMLSPSPSLRRMLITGFGIQCFQQITGIDATVYYSPEIFQGAGIQDKSKLLAATVAVGVSKTAFILVAIFLIDKLGRKPLLYVSTIGMTICLFSIGVTLTFIGQGQVGIAMAILFVCSNVAFFSVGIGPVCWVLTSEIFPLRLRAQAAALGAVGNRVCSGLVAMSFLSVTRAISVGGTFFVFSVISAISVLFVYALVPETKGKSLEQIELLFKDEHEWQGSEIELGDVVHLVQKQ; translated from the exons atgggATTGGTTGGTGTCCAAGAAAATGGGAATGGAGAGGTTGGTTTGTCTATTGGAACCAAGAATAAGTACAGGAGAATGGATTCTGAAGTTACAGAGGATTTTGATGATGGttcacatcatcatcatcaagaaaAGAGGAGTAGCAGTACTAGAAAATATGTTCTTGCTTGTGCCATTTTTGCATCCCTCAATTCTGTTCTTCTTGGCTATG ATGTCGGTGTCATGAGTGGAGCAATCATATTCATTCAAGAAGATCTAAAGATAACTGAGGTACAAGAAGAAGTACTTATTGGGTGTTTAAGCATTCTTTCACTTTTTGGTAGTTTAGCTGGTGGAAGAACATCGGATATTATTGGTAGGAAATGGACAATGGCTTTAGCAGCCATTATCTTTCAAACAGGTGCAGCTACAATGACACTTGCTCCTTCTTTCGAAGTGTTAATAATAGGAAGATTTTTGGCTGGTATTGGAATAGGGTTTGGTGTCATGATTGCCCCAATCTATATTGCTGAGATATCACCAAGTGTTACCAGAGGTTCTCTTACTTCCTTCCCAGAGATTTTCATAAACCTCGGGATATTACTCGGTTATGTCTCGAACTTTGCATTTTCAGGTCTTCCAGAACATATAAGCTGGAGGGTAATGCTTGGCGTCGGAATTCTCCCCTCATTCTTCATTGGAGCTGCACTCTTCATAATCCCAGAGTCACCAAGGTGGTTGgtcatgaaaaaccgagttgaAGAAGCAAGAACAGTCATGTTAAAGACAATTGACAATGAGGCAGAAGTGGAGGAGAGACTTGCAGAAATCTTACTAGCTGCTGGAACTGGTTCAGCTGAGAAGTATGAAGAGAAAGCTGTGTGGCGTGAAATGTTAAGCCCTTCACCTTCTCTTCGCCGAATGCTGATCACTGGTTTTGGAATCCAGTGCTTCCAACAGATCACCGGAATAGATGCAACTGTTTACTATAGCCCTGAAATCTTCCAAGGAGCTGGTATTCAGGATAAGTCAAAGCTTCTCGCTGCAACCGTTGCTGTAGGTGTTTCG AAAACCGCTTTCATATTGGTTGCCATATTTCTTATTGACAAACTTGGGAGAAAACCTTTGCTCTATGTAAGTACAATTGGGATGACTATTTGTTTGTTCAGCATTGGTGTTACTCTCACTTTTATTGGGCAAGGGCAGGTTGGGATTGCAATGGCAATTCTTTTTGTCTGTTCAAATGTTGCATTCTTTTCGGTGGGAATTGGCCCTGTTTGCTGGGTCTTGACATCAGAAATTTTCCCTCTAAGGCTACGTGCTCAAGCGGCTGCACTTGGTGCAGTAGGGAATAGGGTGTGCAGTGGCTTGGTTGCCATGTCTTTCCTCTCCGTTACCCGTGCAATTTCTGTTGGTGGAACATTCTTTGTCTTTTCTGTAATTTCAGCCATTTCAGTCCTTTTTGTCTACGCACTTGTTCCAGAGACGAAAGGGAAGTCATTGGAGCAGATTGAACTGCTATTTAAGGATGAGCATGAATGGCAAGGAAGCGAAATAGAGCTTGGAGATGTCGTGCATCTCGTGCAGAAACAATGA
- the LOC118033558 gene encoding epoxide hydrolase 2 isoform X2 yields MELIKHTLVEVRGLKLHVAEIGTGPKVVLFLHGFPEIWYTWRYQMKAVAAAGYRAIAIDFRGYGLSEQPAEPEKGNFMDLVDDVVALLDTCGINKVFLIGKDFGSITAYLVAVVHPERVSGIVSLGIPFLLPGPNCIRNDLMPSGFYITRWQEPGRAEADFGRLDVKTVLLLQLTSTSTPLPPWFSEEDLAAYASLYEKSGFRFALQVPYRSLGIDCGITNPKVTAPTLLINGQKDYLLKFAGMEDYTKSEQLKHFVPDLDTVFLDEGNHFVHENLPKQMNELIITFLTKHCN; encoded by the exons ATGGAGCTCATCAAGCACACCCTTGTAGAAGTAAGAGGGCTAAAACTGCATGTGGCAGAGATCGGCACCG GTCCTAAGGTGGTGTTGTTCTTACATGGATTCCCTGAAATATGGTACACATGGAGGTACCAGATGAAAGCTGTTGCAGCTGCTGGTTATAGAGCAATAGCTATTGATTTTAGGGGCTATGGGCTATCTGAACAGCCAGCTGAACCTGAGAAAGGGAACTTCATGGACCTTGTTGATGATGTTGTTGCCCTTCTTGACACATGTGGCATCAACAAG GTTTTTCTTATTGGGAAGGATTTTGGATCTATAACAGCATATCTAGTCGCTGTTGTGCACCCTGAGAGGGTTTCAGGTATTGTGTCCCTCGGTATTCCTTTCTTGCTACCAGGTCCTAATTGTATCCGAAATGATCTCATGCCATCAGGTTTCTACATAACAAGGTGGCAG GAACCAGGTAGAGCTGAGGCAGATTTCGGACGCTTAGATGTCAAGACAGTG TTGCTATTACAGCTCACGTCAACATCTACTCCTCTGCCACCGTGGTTCTCCGAAGAAGATCTTGCAGCTTATGCATCATTATACGAGAAGTCTGGATTTCGTTTTGCATTACAGGTTCCTTACAG GTCTTTAGGCATAGATTGTGGAATTACTAATCCAAAAGTTACAGCACCAACATTACTGATCAATGGCCAGAAGGACTATCTCCTAAAGTTTGCAGGTATGGAGGACTACACAAAAAGTGAGCAACTGAAGCATTTTGTACCGGATTTGGACACTGTGTTCCTTGATGAAGGGaaccattttgttcatgagaatCTCCCAAAGCAGATGAATGAGCTGATCATTACCTTCCTCACCAAACATTGTAACTGA
- the LOC118033554 gene encoding lanC-like protein GCL2 isoform X1, whose product MADRFFPNAMPSFVTEDIQEEDKVTDEDSLMKLLSMPYTSLSKQFQRSGLDLKETIVMETWGLGGQVVHDFTLYSGNLGTALLLFKSYQVTTNEKDLFLCLEIVKACDSASRASRDVTFICGRAGVCALGAVAAKHANDEALQSYYLSQLGEIKLLRNHPDELLYGRSGFLWACLFLNKHMGQGTVPDTTIRAVANEIIKNGRALAKKGGSPLMYEWYGERYWGAAHGLAGIMNVLLDVELKPDEFEDVKGTLKYMINNCFPSGNYSTSEEDRKRDVLVHWCHGAPGIALTLVKAVKVFGDKEFLEAAINAAEVVWNRGLLKRVGICHGISGNAYVFLSLYQLTGNIEFLYKAKAFTCFLLDRAHKLISAGEMHGGDSPYSMFEGMGGMTYLFLDMIDPSKARFPAYEL is encoded by the exons ATGGCTGATCGATTCTTTCCCAACGCAATGCCAAGCTTTGTAACAGAAGATATACAAGAAGAAGATAAAGTAACCGATGAGGATTCTCTCATGAAGCTTCTCTCAATGCCCTACACTTCACTTTCCAAGCAGTTTCAACGTTCTGGTTTGGATCTTAAAGAAACA ATAGTGATGGAGACATGGGGGTTAGGTGGGCAAGTTGTGCATGATTTTACTCTTTACAGTGGAAATCTTGGCACTGCTTTGTTGCTTTTTAAGAGCTATCAAGTTACTACTAATGAAAAAGATCTCTTTCTCTGTTTGGAGATTGTTAAGGCTTGTGATTCTGCTTCTCGGGCTTCAAG GGATGTGACATTTATATGTGGGCGAGCTGGTGTTTGTGCACTTGGGGCTGTAGCAGCAAAGCATGCTAATGATGAAGCATTACAGAGTTACTATCTGAGTCAATTAGGAGAG ATTAAGCTGCTGAGAAATCACCCTGATGAGTTGTTATATGGAAGAAGTGGATTCTTATGGGCTTGTTTGTTCCTAAATAAACACATGGGGCAGGGGACTGTCCCTGATACGACCATT CGTGCTGTTGcgaatgaaattataaaaaatggaaGAGCATTGGCGAAGAAAGGAGGTTCCCCATTAATGTATGAATGGTATGGTGAGAGGTATTGGGGTGCTGCCCATGGATTGGCAGGTATTATGAATGTTTTATTGGATGTAGAGCTGAAACCTGATGAGTTTGAGGATGTCAAGGGCACCCTTAAATACATGATCAATAACTGCTTTCCCAGCGGCAACTACTCTACAAGTGAAGAAGATCGCAAGAGGGATGTTCTTGTGCATTGGTGTCATGGAGCACCTGGAATTGCTCTTACACTTGTCAAGGCAGTTAAG GTTTTTGGAGATAAAGAGTTTCTGGAAGCAGCTATAAATGCTGCAGAGGTAGTGTGGAACCGTGGGCTGCTCAAGCGAGTTGGAATTTGCCATGGCATCAGTGGGAATGCGTATGTGTTTCTCTCACTGTACCAGCTAACAGGCAACATAGAGTTCTTATACAAGGCCAAAGCGTTTACTTGCTTTCTGCTGGATAGAGCTCACAAACTTATATCTGCCGGAGAGATGCATGGAGGTGATAGCCCCTACTCAATGTTTGAAGGAATGGGAGGTATGACTTATCTTTTTCTAGATATGATCGACCCATCCAAGGCTAGATTCCCTGCTTATGAactctaa
- the LOC118033550 gene encoding LOW QUALITY PROTEIN: protein STABILIZED1-like (The sequence of the model RefSeq protein was modified relative to this genomic sequence to represent the inferred CDS: deleted 1 base in 1 codon) produces the protein MVFIRTPTSTNKTLYIHTNPTSTTLHALKHQIQLQTLIPISQQNLLLPKICQNPNTLLLSQLDITNNTTLTLHIPLLGGMQAPVAPKSRLDFLNSKPPANYVAGLGRGATGFTTRSDIGPARAAPDLPDRNAGAAAAGPGGGAGRGKGGKGGEDEDEDENEEKGYDENQKFDEFEGNDVGLFASAEYDEDDREADAVWEEIDKRMDSRRKDRREARLKEEIEKYRASNPKITEQFADLKRKLVTLSAEEWETIPDIGDYSLRNKKKRFESFVPVPDTLLEKARQEQEHVTALDPKSRAAGGAETPWGQTPVTDLTAVGEGRGTVLSLKLDRLSDSVSGLTVVDPKGYLTDLKSMKITSDAEISDIKKARLLLKSVTQTNPKHPPGWIAAARLEEVAGKIQAARLLIQKGCEECPTNEDVWLEACRLSNPDEAKGVIAKGVKRIPNSVKLWMQAAKLENDDFTKRKVLLKGLEHIPDSVRLWKAAVELCNEEDARTLLGRAVECCPLHVELWLAFARLETYENARKVLNRAREKLPKEPAIWITAAKLEEANGNTPMVGKLIERGIRALQREGVVIDREEWMKEAEAAERAGSVATCQAIIKNTIGIGVEEEDRKRTWVADAEECKKRGSIETARAIYAHALTVFLTKKSIWLKAAQLEKSHGTRESLDALLRKAVTYRPQAEVLWLMGAKEKWLAGDVPSARAILQEAYAAIPNSEEIWLAAFKLEFENHEPERARMLLAKARERGGTERVWMKSAIVERELGNIEEERKLLDEGLQRFPSFFKLWLMLGQLEERLGNLDKAKEIYEAGLKSCPSHVPLWLSLANLEEKTNGLSKARAVLTMARKKNPKNPELWLAAIRAESRHGNNKEADNLMAKALQECPTSGILWAASIEMAPRAQHKSKSADAIKKCSPHDPHVTTAVAKLFWRERKVDKARSWLNRAVTLAPDIGDFWAYYYKFELQHGTDEDQKDVLKRCIAAEPKHGEKWQTISKAVENSHQPTEAILKKVVVVLGKEESASENNDH, from the exons ATGGTTTTCATAAGAACCCCAACAAGCACCAACAAAACCCTATACATTCACACAAACCCTACCAGCACAACCCTTCATGCCCTCAAACACCAAATTCAACTCCAAACCCTAATCCCAATCTCTCAACAAAACCTTCTTCTTCCGAAGATTTGCCAAAATCCAAACACCCTTTTGCTGTCTCAACTTgacattaccaataacacaacCCTAACCCTTCACATCCCTTTACTTGGGGGGATGCAAGCTCCGGTCGCACCGAAATCCCGACtggattttttaaattcaaagccTCCAGCTAATTATGTTGCGGGGTTAGGGCGTGGTGCTACTGGTTTTACTACTCGTTCTGATATTGGTCCGGCACGGGCTGCACCGGATTTGCCTGATAGGAATGCCGGGGCGGCAGCTGCGGGGCCGGGGGGTGGTGCGGGCCGGGGGAAAGGGGGGAAAGGAGGGGAGGACGAGGATGAGGACGAGAATGAGGAAAAAGGGTATGATGAGAATCAGAAGTTTGATGAGTTTGAAGGGAATGATGTGGGGTTGTTTGCTTCGGCGGAGTATGATGAGGACGATAGGGAGGCAGATGCAGTGTGGGAGGAGATTGATAAGAGGATGGATTCGAGGAGGAAGGATAGAAGGGAAGCTAGGTTAAAGGAGGAAATTGAAAAGTATAGGGCTTCGAATCCGAAGATTACTGAGCAGTTTGCTGATTTGAAGAGGAAGTTAGTAACATTGTCTGCTGAAGAGTGGGAGACTATTCCAGATATTGGGGATTATTCATTGAGGAATAAGAAGAAGAGGTTTGAGAGTTTTGTGCCGGTTCCGGATACTTTGTTGGAGAAAGCTAGACAGGAGCAGGAACATGTTACTGCATTGGATCCTAAAAGTAGGGCGGCTGGCGGAGCTGAGACGCCATGGGGGCAGACGCCAGTCACAGATTTGACTGCTGTCGGAGAAGGAAGAGGGACTGTTTTGTCATTGAAGTTGGATAGGTTGTCAGATTCGGTTTCTGGGTTGACTGTTGTTGATCCTAAAGGGTATTTGACTGATTTGAAGAGTATGAAGATTACTAGTGATGCAGAGATTTCGGATATTAAGAAGGCTAGGTTGTTGTTGAAGAGTGTTACACAGACGAATCCAAAACATCCCCCTGGTTGGATCGCTGCGGCAAGGTTAGAAGAGGTGGCAGGGAAGATTCAGGCGGCTAGGCTGTTGATACAAAAAGGGTGCGAGGAATGTCCTACGAATGAGGATGTCTGGTTGGAGGCTTGCAGGTTGTCGAATCCTGATGAAGCGAAGGGGGTTATTGCTAAGGGAGTTAAGAGGATTCCCAATTCCGTCAAGTTGTGGATGCAGGCTGCGAAATTGGAGAATGATGATTTTACTAAGCGGAAGGTTTTGTTGAAGGGTTTGGAGCATATCCCGGATTCTGTGAGGCTGTGGAAAGCAGCGGTGGAGTTGTGTAATGAGGAGGATGCTAGGACTTTACTTGGTAGGGCAGTGGAATGCTGTCCTTTGCATGTTGAGTTGTGGTTAGCATTTGCAAGGTTGGAGACGTATGAAAATGCGAGGAAGGTGTTGAATAGGGCGAGAGAAAAGTTGCCCAAGGAGCCAGCTATATGGATTACTGCTGCCAAGTTGGAGGAGGCAAATGGGAATACACCAATGGTTGGGAAGCTTATTGAGAGAGGTATTAGGGCTTTGCAGAGAGAAGGGGTGGTGATTGATAGGGAGGAATGGATGAAGGAGGCTGAGGCAGCGGAGAGGGCTGGTTCTGTGGCAACTTGTCAAGCGATTATTAAGAACACAATTGGAATTGGAGTCGAAGAAGAGGATAGAAAGCGAACATGGGTGGCGGATGCAGAGGAGTGTAAGAAGAGAGGGTCTATTGAGACTGCTAGAGCAATT TATGCGCATGCATTGACGGTGTTTTTGACCAAGAAGAGTATTTGGCTTAAGGCAGCACAGCTTGAGAAGAGTCATGGCACAAGAGAATCCCTCGATGCATTGCTACGGAAGGCAGTTACTTACAGGCCACAGGCTGAAGTTCTATGGCTTATGGGCGCTAAAGAGAAGTGGCTTGCCGGAGATGTACCTTCTGCCCGAGCCATTCTTCAAGAAGCTTATGCTGCAATACCGAACTCTGAGGAGATTTGGCTTGCAGCATTTAAGCTTGAATTTGAGAATCATGAGCCAGAAAGAGCTAGAATGTTGCTAGCTAAGGCAAGAGAAAGAGGTGGTACAGAAAGAGTCTGGATGAAGTCTGCAATTGTAGAAAGAGAATTAGGCAATATCGAGGAGGAGAGGAAACTGCTGGATGAAGGGTTGCAGCGTTTCCCTTCATTCTTCAAACTGTGGTTGATGCTTGGGCAGCTCGAGGAACGTCTTGGTAATTTGGATAAAGCCAAGGAAATTTATGAGGCGGGTTTGAAGTCCTGCCCAAGTCATGTGCCTCTTTGGCTTTCTCTTGCTAACCTCGAGGAGAAAACAAATGGGCTCAGTAAAGCTCGAGCAGTGCTTACCATGGCAAGGAAGAAGAATCCTAAGAACCCTGAACTTTGGCTTGCTGCAATCCGTGCTGAATCAAGGCATGGGAATAATAAGGAAGCTGACAACTTGATGGCAAAAGCATTGCAGGAATGTCCCACCAGTGGCATCCTTTGGGCAGCATCTATTGAGATGGCTCCTCGTGCTCAACATAAAAGCAAGAGCGCGGATGCAATTAAGAAATGTAGTCCTCATGATCCACATGTTACAACTGCTGTGGCCAAGTTGTTCTGGCGGGAAAGGAAGGTTGACAAAGCTAGGAGTTGGCTGAACAGGGCAGTTACCCTTGCCCCAGATATTGGAGATTTCTGGGCGTATTACTACAAATTTGAACTTCAACATGGGACTGACGAAGACCAGAAGGATGTCTTGAAGAGGTGCATTGCTGCAGAACCAAAGCATGGTGAAAAATGGCAAACGATTTCAAAGGCTGTGGAGAACTCTCACCAGCCTACTGAAGCCATCTTGAAGAAAGTGGTGGTTGTTCTTGGGAAGGAAGAGAGTGCTTCCGAAAATAATGACCATTAG